The candidate division KSB1 bacterium genome segment CCTTTTGCCGCCGCGGCAAGAAACCCCACAGCCTCCACGTTGACCCGCCAGCAGGCTTCACGGTCCCGCTCGCAGGCGTCCACGTTCGTGAAGGCTGCGGTGTTGATGATCCAGTCGACGTTCCCGCTTTCTACGAGACGGCGCGTAGCCTCGCGGTCAGTGATGTCCAGACATTGGTAGGCATCGGGACGATAGAACCCTGTTCCCGGCCCGTGAAGATCCACGCCGATCGTGTAGGCCCAATTCGGCTGGTACTGTAGCAGCTTTTGTCCAAGAAGCCCCTGACACCCGGTGATCAGAACAACCATGATGAGCCTGTGCGTACTGAGGATTGTGTGCCCTCCCCCGTCGGGTCGGGGAGTGGGGAAATCGGTTCTGGGACTTCCCCAACGAAGCCTCCCTCAGGTTCCCTGAACCTGCTGAGTTGAGCCAGCTCCTCGGAACCGCGGAGGGTACACTTGAAGCCAGCCACCCGATTGGCGAAGCGTGCAGCCTCCCGTGGTCCAGTTCCCCTGAGGAAGCTCGCCAGGAACGCTACCGCAAACGTGTCGCCGCAGCCTGTGGGATCAACCACCGGAACCCGCAGCGGAGGCAGGTGTTCGAGCGCCACGACCTCGTCCTCCTGGCGCTGAGCTAGAATGGATCCCTTTTCCCCAAGGGTAATGTTCACCACGCGGACCCGGGAGTCAGGGCTGAAGACCGAACCCAACAGGAATTTCTTTAACGCTTCAACGTGGTTGGCTACGTTCGGCATCCGGGCTAGGCACGCCGCTTCCCTTTCGTTCATCTGCAGAAGATCGGCGGTTCGGGCATACCTCTTCCAGTATTTCGGGTAGCGGTAATATCGGGAACCATCGGAACCGATTCCGAGCGTGAGGGAGTGGATGTCCAGATAGACGCTGGCGCGGGAAGAATTGGCCAAAGTTTGGAGTGCACAGAGTCGTACATCCTTTCCGGTAATGAAGTTGACGAGGCATACGTTGGCCTCCAGGGCGGGCTCGAGATCCTCTGGCCCGAGCGGAGGCATAGGAGGTGTGGTGTACTCCACCCGTTCCACAGGCGACGTATAAACCAGCGTCACCTGCGTGTTTTCCCGCTTGGACCATCGGATTCCGTCGAGACAAAGGTTCGGGAACTTGGCGAAAGCCGATAGGACGGCCGGGTAGATATCCGCGCCGACCCGGCAGATCGGAATCAGTTCCCAGTCCGAAGGGAAAAGATGGGCGGCCGCGATGACTGTGTAATAGATTCCCCCCAGCGACCTGGTTTCCGTGGCGTCGACGTGAAGAATCCGGTCAGAGACTATGGTTCCGAGGATAGCGACCTTCATATGTTCCCTAATTCCGGCCCAGTAGGGTAGCCCAGTTTAGAAAGGTCCCGGATCAGTGGTAGGGGTAAAAGACATAGAACAACAGGGACATTCCACCCAGAACCCACATGCCGGGCTTGACCTCCCTTGCCCGCCCGCTAATGCCCTTGAGCAAGGGATACAGAACGAAGCCGCTGGTCATCCCAACACCAATGTTGTACGTGAAGCT includes the following:
- a CDS encoding carbohydrate kinase family protein → MKVAILGTIVSDRILHVDATETRSLGGIYYTVIAAAHLFPSDWELIPICRVGADIYPAVLSAFAKFPNLCLDGIRWSKRENTQVTLVYTSPVERVEYTTPPMPPLGPEDLEPALEANVCLVNFITGKDVRLCALQTLANSSRASVYLDIHSLTLGIGSDGSRYYRYPKYWKRYARTADLLQMNEREAACLARMPNVANHVEALKKFLLGSVFSPDSRVRVVNITLGEKGSILAQRQEDEVVALEHLPPLRVPVVDPTGCGDTFAVAFLASFLRGTGPREAARFANRVAGFKCTLRGSEELAQLSRFREPEGGFVGEVPEPISPLPDPTGEGTQSSVRTGSSWLF